The Methylorubrum populi genome contains a region encoding:
- the tsaA gene encoding tRNA (N6-threonylcarbamoyladenosine(37)-N6)-methyltransferase TrmO: MNEDVERRPGEETVSLPAAYDAGLYFIGRVRTPWKNRSECPKNGTQTDAVCTLEVEARYRPALRNVEGATHLIVLYWMDRAARDLVRQRPRHAEGSRGTFSLRSPARPNPVALAVVERLAIEDGTVSVRGLDCIDGTPLIDIKPYHASTDSRPEARVDRAGTASRA, encoded by the coding sequence ATGAATGAGGATGTCGAGCGGCGCCCCGGCGAGGAGACGGTTTCCCTGCCCGCCGCATACGACGCCGGCCTCTACTTCATCGGCCGGGTACGCACGCCCTGGAAGAACCGGTCGGAATGCCCGAAGAACGGCACGCAGACCGACGCGGTCTGCACCCTGGAGGTCGAGGCCCGCTACCGCCCCGCGCTCCGGAACGTGGAGGGCGCCACCCACCTGATCGTGCTCTACTGGATGGACCGGGCCGCCCGCGACCTCGTGCGCCAGCGCCCGCGCCACGCCGAGGGCAGCCGCGGCACCTTTTCGCTGCGCTCGCCGGCCCGGCCGAACCCGGTGGCGCTGGCGGTGGTGGAGCGGCTCGCGATCGAGGACGGCACGGTGAGCGTGCGCGGGCTCGACTGCATCGACGGCACGCCGCTGATCGACATCAAGCCCTACCACGCCTCGACCGACAGCCGCCCGGAGGCCCGGGTCGACCGGGCCGGAACCGCGTCGCGAGCCTGA
- a CDS encoding aldo/keto reductase: MRMRSLGQSGLFVSELCLGTMTFGGSEGLWGQIGRLGQDEADALVKTALDAGINFIDTANVYAGGMSERILGQSLRNLGIARDDVVVATKVLGPMGEGPNARGASRGHILSQCKASLARLGLDHIDLYQIHGFDPATPIVETLEALDTLVRHGHVRYLGLSNWAAWQVMKAVGLTEMRHLGPIVSLQAYYTLVGRDLEREIAPMLTAERIGLMVWSPLAGGYLSGKYDGEGKAADGRRTTFDFPPVDRTRGAATLDAMRAVAGAQGCSVAQVALAWLLQREAVTSVIVGAKRIEQLQHNIAATRVRLDADDLAALDAATRLPPEYPGWMLERQGAYRGTSA, encoded by the coding sequence ATGCGCATGCGCTCCCTCGGCCAGAGCGGCCTGTTCGTCTCCGAACTCTGCCTCGGCACCATGACCTTCGGCGGCAGCGAGGGGCTGTGGGGCCAGATCGGCCGCCTCGGCCAGGACGAGGCCGACGCCCTCGTGAAGACCGCGCTCGATGCCGGCATCAACTTCATCGACACCGCCAACGTCTATGCGGGCGGGATGAGCGAGCGCATCCTCGGCCAGTCGCTCAGGAATCTCGGCATCGCCCGCGACGACGTGGTGGTCGCCACCAAGGTGCTGGGCCCGATGGGCGAGGGGCCGAACGCCCGCGGCGCCTCGCGCGGGCATATCCTCAGCCAGTGCAAGGCGAGCCTCGCCCGGCTCGGCCTCGATCATATCGACCTCTACCAGATCCACGGCTTCGACCCGGCGACGCCGATCGTCGAGACGCTGGAGGCGCTCGACACCCTCGTGCGTCACGGCCATGTCCGGTATCTCGGCCTGTCGAACTGGGCGGCGTGGCAGGTGATGAAGGCGGTCGGCCTCACCGAGATGCGCCACCTCGGTCCGATCGTCTCGCTCCAGGCCTACTACACCCTGGTCGGGCGCGACTTGGAGCGCGAGATCGCGCCGATGCTGACGGCCGAGCGGATCGGCCTGATGGTCTGGAGCCCGCTCGCCGGCGGCTACCTCTCCGGCAAGTACGACGGTGAAGGGAAGGCCGCGGACGGGCGGCGCACCACCTTCGATTTCCCGCCGGTCGACCGCACCCGCGGGGCCGCGACGCTCGACGCGATGCGCGCGGTCGCCGGGGCGCAGGGCTGCAGCGTGGCGCAGGTGGCGCTGGCGTGGCTCCTGCAACGGGAGGCGGTCACCAGCGTGATCGTCGGCGCCAAGCGCATCGAGCAGCTTCAGCACAACATCGCCGCCACGCGGGTGCGGCTCGACGCCGACGACCTCGCCGCGCTCGATGCGGCCACGCGGCTGCCGCCGGAATATCCCGGCTGGATGCTGGAGCGGCAGGGCGCCTACCGGGGGACATCCGCTTGA
- a CDS encoding AMP nucleosidase: protein MVIDELRPMEAVADAESAVDRLEALHAGAIRALRTALNRYLERRIPPDAAERLQFRYPELRLTYRPTGPLPRLNRATAKFQAPGLYATTVTQPGYFRAYLLEQLRPLVGDYGASIEVGLSGQEIPYPYVVEPGTDLGGSGVSTSDLATLFPTPLLSVVGDEVADGLWLEAPGEPRPLALFDGVRTDYSLRRLVHYTGSDWREIQPWILLTNYHRYVDGFVRHGLERLAAGEGERLVLPGGLVVARADAASADPAALIAASPWHKYQMPAYHLVGHGPDGAPQGTTLVNIGVGPSNAKTVTDHLAVLRPHCWLMVGHCGGLRQSQTIGDYVLAHGYLRRDRILDDLVPPEIPVPALAEVQIALQSAAAAVTGERADALKRRLRTGTVVTYDDRNWELRFSQERRRINLSRAIAVDMESGTIAAQGFRLRVPYGTLLCVSDKPLHGEIKLPGAANAFYERAVAEHLRIGLATLDALRTDRAGLHSRKLRSFDEPPFR from the coding sequence ATGGTCATCGACGAGTTGCGGCCGATGGAGGCCGTCGCCGACGCGGAGAGCGCGGTCGACCGGCTGGAGGCCCTGCACGCGGGTGCGATCCGGGCACTCCGGACGGCGTTGAACCGCTACCTCGAACGCCGTATCCCGCCGGACGCGGCCGAGCGGCTCCAGTTCCGCTATCCCGAACTGCGCCTGACCTACCGGCCGACGGGGCCGCTGCCGCGTCTCAACCGGGCGACCGCCAAGTTCCAGGCGCCGGGGCTCTACGCCACCACGGTGACCCAGCCCGGCTATTTCCGCGCCTACCTGCTGGAGCAGTTGCGGCCGCTCGTCGGCGATTACGGCGCGAGCATCGAGGTCGGGCTCTCGGGGCAGGAAATCCCCTACCCCTACGTCGTCGAGCCCGGCACCGATCTCGGCGGCAGCGGGGTCAGCACCAGCGACCTCGCCACGCTGTTTCCCACCCCGCTCCTCTCGGTGGTCGGCGACGAGGTGGCCGACGGGCTGTGGCTGGAGGCGCCGGGCGAGCCGCGCCCGCTCGCCCTGTTCGACGGCGTGCGCACCGACTACTCCCTGCGGCGGCTGGTGCATTACACCGGCTCGGACTGGCGCGAGATCCAGCCCTGGATCCTGCTCACCAACTACCACCGCTACGTCGACGGCTTCGTCCGCCACGGGTTGGAGCGGCTCGCGGCGGGGGAGGGGGAGCGGCTGGTCCTGCCCGGCGGCCTCGTCGTCGCGCGGGCCGATGCGGCCTCGGCCGACCCGGCGGCGCTGATCGCCGCCTCGCCCTGGCACAAGTACCAGATGCCGGCCTACCACCTCGTCGGCCACGGGCCCGACGGGGCGCCCCAGGGTACGACGCTGGTCAACATCGGCGTCGGCCCCTCGAACGCCAAGACGGTCACCGACCATCTCGCGGTGCTGCGTCCGCATTGCTGGCTGATGGTCGGCCATTGCGGCGGCCTGCGCCAGTCGCAGACCATCGGCGATTACGTGCTCGCCCACGGATATCTCCGCCGCGACCGCATCCTCGACGACCTCGTGCCGCCGGAGATCCCGGTGCCGGCGCTCGCCGAGGTGCAGATCGCCCTGCAATCGGCCGCCGCCGCAGTCACCGGCGAGCGGGCGGACGCGCTCAAGCGCCGCCTGCGCACCGGCACCGTGGTGACCTACGACGATCGCAACTGGGAGCTTCGCTTCAGCCAGGAGCGGCGGCGCATCAACCTCTCGCGGGCGATCGCCGTCGACATGGAGAGCGGCACCATCGCCGCGCAGGGGTTTCGCCTGCGGGTGCCCTACGGCACGCTGCTCTGCGTCTCCGACAAGCCGCTGCACGGCGAGATCAAGCTGCCGGGCGCGGCCAACGCCTTTTACGAGCGGGCGGTGGCCGAGCATCTCCGGATCGGGCTCGCCACCCTCGACGCGCTGCGCACCGACCGGGCGGGCCTGCACTCGCGCAAGCTCAGGAGCTTCGACGAGCCGCCGTTCCGGTAA
- a CDS encoding AraC family transcriptional regulator N-terminal domain-containing protein, whose product MTTDRATTDPAGLAGLVERQWHRFGRETPLDGLLLNRAEGPSGPIRSVYRPSFCVVVQGAKTTLLGDTAFRYAAGQALLASLDLAVTARITEASPARPYLAFSLAIDGRTLAELLGGQAEALAEPQPHASVFAPLRTVALDPALCDPLTRLLALLDQPRDRPVLAPLIGREILWRLLNGPLGSALRQIGLPDGHAARIGRATARIRAHYAEPLRVADLAALAGMSPASFQGSRHRTGTKPR is encoded by the coding sequence ATGACGACGGATCGTGCGACGACGGATCCGGCCGGCCTCGCGGGGCTGGTCGAGCGGCAATGGCACCGGTTCGGCCGGGAAACGCCGCTGGACGGGCTGCTCCTCAACCGCGCCGAGGGGCCGAGCGGTCCGATCCGCTCGGTCTACCGGCCCTCCTTCTGCGTCGTGGTGCAGGGCGCCAAGACGACTCTGCTCGGCGACACCGCGTTTCGCTACGCCGCCGGACAGGCGCTGCTCGCCTCCCTCGACCTCGCGGTCACCGCCCGGATCACCGAGGCGAGCCCGGCGCGGCCCTATCTCGCCTTCAGCCTCGCCATCGACGGGCGGACCCTGGCCGAACTGCTCGGCGGGCAGGCCGAGGCGCTCGCCGAGCCGCAGCCGCACGCGTCCGTCTTCGCGCCGCTGCGCACCGTCGCGCTCGACCCCGCCCTGTGCGATCCTCTCACGCGTCTGCTCGCCCTGCTCGACCAGCCCCGCGACCGGCCGGTGCTGGCGCCGCTGATCGGCCGGGAAATCCTGTGGCGGCTGCTCAACGGGCCGCTCGGGTCGGCGCTGCGGCAGATCGGCCTGCCGGACGGCCACGCTGCGCGGATCGGCCGGGCGACCGCACGGATCCGCGCACACTACGCCGAGCCCTTGCGCGTCGCGGATCTGGCGGCGCTCGCCGGCATGAGCCCGGCGAGCTTCCAGGGGAGCCGACATAGAACGGGCACCAAACCACGTTAA
- a CDS encoding DUF1810 domain-containing protein produces the protein MVDDPFDLNRFVEAQADVYGQALAELRAGRKASHWMWFVLPQIAGLGSSAMARRYAIRSLAEARAYLAHPLLGERLRACTGAANAWKDRSARALFGTPDDMKFRSCMTLFGRADPDEPDFVRALNTFFEGRPDPMTLEALERG, from the coding sequence ATCGTGGACGATCCCTTCGACCTCAACCGCTTCGTGGAGGCTCAGGCCGATGTCTACGGGCAGGCGCTTGCCGAGCTTCGGGCCGGGCGCAAGGCGAGCCATTGGATGTGGTTCGTGCTTCCGCAGATCGCCGGGCTCGGCTCCAGCGCCATGGCCCGCCGCTACGCAATCCGCTCGCTCGCGGAGGCGCGGGCCTATCTCGCCCACCCGTTGCTCGGCGAGCGCCTGCGCGCCTGCACAGGGGCCGCGAATGCCTGGAAGGACCGCTCGGCCCGCGCCCTGTTCGGCACGCCCGACGACATGAAGTTCCGCTCTTGCATGACGCTGTTCGGGCGGGCCGATCCCGACGAGCCGGATTTCGTGCGGGCGCTGAACACGTTCTTCGAGGGCCGGCCCGATCCGATGACCCTGGAGGCGCTGGAGCGCGGGTGA
- a CDS encoding ceramide glucosyltransferase, with product MIATPESGASAALALCAVLVLVNLASLAVAALRIGRRGKPSAFLAGPPVSVVRPLRGLEAFSEETLLASFRLDYPAYELIFCVADAGDPILPLLERMRAAHPHIPSRLILGDERIGGNPKLNNCVRGWDGARHDWVILADSNVLMPADYIQQMQAAWRADTGLVCSTPIGARPENFFAEVECAFLNTLQARWQYAGEALGLGFAQGKSMLWHKPFLDAQGGIRALNAEIAEDAAATKLVRAAGRRVHLVAAPFRQPLGRRDFSEVWSRQVRWARLRRVTFPLFFAPEIGIGAFLPLALAGLVAGTTEAALWLVATGALWYGAEFALAFRAGWHRAPRLLLAFLVRDALLPAIWASAWARTAIVWRGNPMDIRTRDAAPLETGPSAA from the coding sequence ATGATCGCCACGCCGGAGAGCGGCGCGTCCGCCGCCCTCGCGCTCTGCGCGGTGCTCGTCCTCGTCAACCTCGCGAGCCTCGCGGTGGCGGCCCTGCGCATCGGCCGCCGGGGCAAGCCCTCGGCCTTCCTCGCCGGCCCGCCGGTCTCGGTGGTGCGCCCCTTGCGCGGCCTGGAAGCGTTCAGCGAGGAGACGCTGCTGGCGAGCTTCCGGCTCGACTATCCTGCCTACGAGCTGATCTTCTGCGTGGCGGATGCGGGCGATCCGATCCTGCCGCTGCTGGAACGGATGCGGGCGGCCCACCCGCACATCCCCTCGCGGCTGATCCTCGGCGACGAGCGCATCGGCGGCAACCCGAAGCTCAACAACTGCGTGCGCGGCTGGGACGGCGCCCGGCACGACTGGGTGATCCTGGCCGATTCGAACGTGCTGATGCCCGCCGACTACATCCAGCAGATGCAGGCGGCGTGGCGCGCCGATACCGGCCTCGTCTGCTCGACGCCGATCGGCGCACGACCCGAAAACTTCTTCGCCGAGGTGGAGTGCGCCTTCCTCAACACCCTGCAGGCGCGCTGGCAATATGCCGGCGAGGCGCTCGGCCTCGGTTTCGCGCAGGGCAAGAGCATGCTCTGGCACAAGCCCTTCCTGGACGCGCAGGGCGGCATCCGCGCGCTCAACGCCGAGATCGCCGAGGACGCCGCCGCGACCAAGCTCGTGCGCGCGGCGGGCCGACGGGTGCATCTCGTCGCCGCGCCCTTCCGCCAGCCGCTCGGGCGGCGCGACTTCTCCGAGGTGTGGTCGCGGCAGGTGCGCTGGGCGCGGCTGCGGCGGGTCACCTTCCCGCTGTTCTTCGCCCCCGAGATCGGCATCGGCGCGTTCCTGCCGCTGGCGCTGGCCGGCCTCGTCGCCGGCACGACGGAGGCGGCCCTCTGGCTCGTCGCGACCGGCGCTCTCTGGTACGGGGCGGAGTTCGCGCTGGCCTTCCGTGCCGGCTGGCACCGCGCGCCGCGCCTGCTGCTGGCCTTCCTCGTGCGCGACGCCCTGCTGCCGGCGATCTGGGCGAGCGCCTGGGCGCGCACCGCCATCGTCTGGCGCGGCAACCCGATGGACATCCGCACCCGCGACGCCGCCCCGCTGGAGACGGGGCCGAGCGCGGCTTGA
- the eat gene encoding ethanolamine permease, which produces MPTPSTALDRSLNAFHLWGIAVGLVISGEYFGWSYGWAQAGTLGFLVTTLCVAAMYVAFIFSFTELTTAIPQAGGPFAYSLRAFGPTGAAVAGYATLIEFVFAPPAISLAIGAYLNVQFPGLDPKHAALGAYLLFMGLNIVGVRIAATFELFVTVLAVAELLVFMGVVAPAFSLANFTAGGWAGQDGFGPAAVGGIFAAIPFAIWFFLAIEGVAMAAEEAKDPKRTIPIAYITGVLTLTALAFGVMLFAGAAGDWQSLSDLNDPLPQAMKRVVGESSGWLHMLVWLGLFGLVASFHGIIMGYARQIFALARAGFLPAVFARVHPRFQTPHVATLAGGLVGIAAIYSDNLVSVAGQSLTASIVTMAVFGALTMYVMSMAALFRLRRSEPDLARPYRAPLYPLAPAFALAFAVICLIALIVYNPLIFAIFFAVMAAAVLLVRLVAKPTAPATASAFDPAI; this is translated from the coding sequence ATGCCGACGCCTTCGACCGCGCTCGACAGGAGCCTGAACGCCTTCCATCTCTGGGGCATCGCCGTCGGGCTCGTGATCTCGGGCGAGTATTTCGGGTGGAGCTACGGCTGGGCGCAAGCCGGCACCCTCGGCTTCCTCGTCACCACGCTGTGCGTGGCGGCGATGTACGTGGCCTTCATCTTCAGCTTCACCGAACTCACCACCGCGATCCCGCAGGCGGGCGGCCCCTTCGCCTACTCGCTGCGGGCCTTCGGGCCGACGGGGGCGGCGGTCGCCGGTTACGCGACGCTGATCGAGTTCGTGTTCGCACCGCCCGCGATCTCGCTCGCCATCGGCGCCTATCTCAACGTCCAGTTCCCCGGCCTCGATCCGAAGCACGCGGCGCTCGGCGCCTACCTGCTGTTCATGGGGCTCAACATCGTCGGCGTGCGCATCGCCGCCACCTTCGAGCTGTTCGTCACCGTGCTGGCGGTCGCCGAGCTTCTGGTCTTCATGGGGGTCGTCGCCCCGGCCTTCAGCCTCGCGAACTTCACCGCCGGCGGCTGGGCCGGGCAGGACGGCTTCGGCCCGGCGGCGGTCGGCGGCATCTTCGCGGCGATCCCCTTCGCGATCTGGTTCTTCCTCGCCATCGAGGGCGTCGCCATGGCGGCCGAAGAGGCCAAGGACCCGAAACGCACCATTCCCATCGCCTACATCACCGGGGTGCTGACGCTGACCGCGCTGGCCTTCGGGGTGATGCTGTTCGCGGGTGCGGCCGGTGACTGGCAATCGCTCTCCGACCTCAACGATCCGCTGCCCCAGGCGATGAAGCGGGTCGTCGGCGAGTCGAGCGGCTGGCTGCACATGCTGGTCTGGCTCGGCCTGTTCGGGCTCGTCGCCTCCTTCCACGGCATCATCATGGGCTATGCCCGCCAGATCTTCGCGCTGGCCCGCGCCGGCTTCCTGCCCGCCGTGTTCGCGCGGGTGCATCCGCGCTTCCAGACGCCGCACGTGGCGACCCTGGCCGGCGGCCTCGTCGGCATCGCCGCGATCTACAGCGACAACCTCGTCAGCGTGGCGGGCCAATCGCTCACCGCCAGCATCGTGACCATGGCGGTGTTCGGCGCGCTCACCATGTACGTGATGAGCATGGCCGCGCTGTTCCGCCTGCGTCGCAGCGAGCCGGATCTCGCCCGGCCCTACCGGGCGCCGCTGTATCCCCTCGCGCCGGCCTTCGCGCTGGCATTTGCCGTGATCTGCCTGATCGCGCTCATCGTCTACAATCCGCTGATCTTCGCGATCTTCTTCGCCGTGATGGCGGCTGCGGTGCTGCTCGTGCGGCTCGTGGCGAAGCCGACGGCACCGGCGACGGCTTCCGCTTTCGACCCGGCGATCTAG
- a CDS encoding histone deacetylase, whose amino-acid sequence MPPIVFHPAYEAALPEGHRFPMRKYGRLAEILRASGLAPHGFVTPEPADAALLAGAHDPAYVEVVLAARVPRAVERAIGLPVTEGVAARARASAGGTLCAARLALAHGLAGSTAGGSHHARRAGGAGFCVFNDVAVAALALRREGAITRALIIDLDVHQGDGTADCLAREPDLFTLSIHCERNYPYDKVPGDLDIGLPDGLGDAAYRAVLEARLPALVRDFSPDLIFYNAGVDPHRDDRLGRLCLTDDGLSARDRYVVGLARADNIPLCAVIGGGYGGDVEALAARHALVFAAMAALA is encoded by the coding sequence TTGCCGCCGATCGTGTTCCATCCGGCCTACGAGGCCGCCCTGCCGGAGGGCCACCGCTTCCCGATGCGCAAGTACGGCCGGCTGGCCGAGATCCTGCGCGCCAGCGGCCTCGCGCCCCACGGTTTCGTCACCCCGGAGCCCGCCGACGCGGCCCTGCTCGCGGGCGCGCACGATCCGGCCTATGTCGAGGTGGTGCTCGCCGCGCGGGTGCCGCGCGCCGTCGAGCGGGCGATCGGCCTGCCGGTGACGGAGGGGGTCGCCGCCCGCGCCCGGGCATCCGCCGGCGGCACCCTCTGCGCGGCGCGGCTCGCACTGGCCCACGGGCTTGCCGGCAGCACGGCGGGCGGCAGCCACCATGCGCGGCGGGCGGGCGGCGCGGGCTTCTGCGTGTTCAACGACGTGGCGGTCGCCGCCCTGGCACTGCGGCGGGAGGGCGCGATCACCCGGGCGCTGATCATCGACCTCGACGTGCATCAGGGCGATGGCACCGCCGACTGCCTCGCCCGCGAGCCCGACCTGTTCACGCTCTCGATCCATTGCGAGCGCAACTACCCCTACGACAAGGTGCCGGGCGATCTCGATATCGGCCTGCCCGACGGGCTCGGCGACGCGGCGTATCGTGCGGTGCTGGAGGCGCGCCTGCCCGCGCTCGTGCGGGATTTTTCGCCCGACCTGATCTTCTACAATGCCGGCGTCGATCCCCATCGCGACGACCGGCTCGGCCGCCTCTGCCTCACCGACGACGGCCTGTCCGCCCGCGACCGCTACGTCGTCGGCCTCGCGCGGGCGGACAACATCCCGCTCTGCGCGGTGATCGGCGGCGGCTACGGCGGCGACGTCGAGGCGCTCGCCGCGCGTCACGCCCTCGTATTCGCGGCGATGGCGGCACTCGCCTGA
- a CDS encoding type 1 glutamine amidotransferase produces MRIAILETGHPPERLGGRFASYGAMVAALIGQDALSGHTFERFDVTAGHWPGAPETFDAFVVTGSPASVYDPIPWVADLLAFLRDLDPSKKLVGLCFGHQALAQAFGGRVERSERGWGLGLHVYGVVERAPFMDEADKIAIPVSHQDQVVALPPGARVLAGSAFTPYGVLAWTDRPALSFQCHPEFAPDYARALTDGHRAGATQPDLVAAALASLDAPHDSARVAGWIRRFLNA; encoded by the coding sequence ATGAGAATCGCCATCCTCGAGACCGGCCATCCGCCCGAGCGGCTCGGCGGGCGCTTTGCCTCCTACGGCGCGATGGTCGCGGCGCTGATCGGCCAAGACGCTCTTTCGGGCCACACCTTCGAGCGCTTCGACGTGACCGCGGGCCACTGGCCCGGAGCGCCGGAGACCTTCGACGCCTTCGTCGTCACCGGCTCGCCGGCCTCGGTCTACGATCCGATCCCGTGGGTCGCGGATCTTCTCGCCTTCCTGCGCGACCTCGATCCCTCGAAGAAGCTCGTCGGTCTCTGCTTCGGGCATCAGGCCCTGGCGCAGGCCTTCGGCGGGCGGGTGGAGCGCTCCGAACGCGGCTGGGGCCTGGGGCTGCACGTCTACGGCGTGGTCGAGCGTGCGCCGTTCATGGACGAGGCGGACAAAATCGCCATCCCCGTGAGCCATCAGGATCAGGTCGTCGCCCTGCCGCCCGGCGCACGGGTGCTGGCGGGCAGCGCCTTCACGCCCTACGGCGTGCTGGCCTGGACCGACCGCCCCGCCCTCTCCTTCCAGTGCCATCCGGAATTCGCGCCCGATTACGCCCGGGCGCTCACCGACGGCCACCGCGCCGGCGCGACGCAGCCCGACCTCGTCGCCGCGGCGCTGGCCTCGCTGGATGCGCCGCACGACAGCGCCCGGGTGGCGGGCTGGATCCGCCGCTTCCTGAACGCGTAG